From a region of the Oryza sativa Japonica Group chromosome 6, ASM3414082v1 genome:
- the LOC4341120 gene encoding ABC transporter G family member 4 has product MSTTTTTTVTEPDNAEASPSPSPSPSTPPKKVIMYELAARNIYYAKPAAAAVATTTVASLARLLRPCGAAQPPSPEYILRDVSLTARPGEILAVVGPSGAGKSTLLDILAARTAPTHGRLLLNAAPLRPSSFRRLSAHVPQMDVALPLLTVAETFAFAASLLYPAAAEASAAVAALLADLRLGHAAHTRVSATRLSGGERRRVSIGLALLRDPGVLLLDEPTSGLDSSSAHVVVGCLRAVAAARGTTVVLSIHQPSSRLLSAVDSLLLLSRGAVVHHGSVDSLDAALLSHGLAVPAQLNPLEFALEVLDQMPHPSASSPEPKTTEELAAVTSSKSSSSSTSPCSRIHEVVVLYKRAWKVVYRSKQLLLTNFLESVVVGTLLGSIYINAGDGEGGAHKRLGLFAFTLTFLLTSTTETLPTFVSERPIVLAETASGLYRLSSHAAAATLVFLPYLLAVALLYSACVYFLVGLCASAAAFAAFVMVVWAVVLTANSFVLFVSSFAPDYIAGMSLVSVSLAGFFLFSGYFLSRGSMPPYWVFMHYVSPYKYALDALLANEYTCAATRCFGVAGPAAGDCSETGADVLAEKGLTAKERWTGVQVLFGFFLLYRVLYWVVLSRRAARAKR; this is encoded by the coding sequence atgtccaccaccaccaccaccaccgtcacaGAACCCGACAATGCCGAagcctcgccatcgccgtcgccgtcgccgtcgacgccgcccaagAAGGTGATCATGTACGAGCTCGCCGCGCGGAACATCTACTACGccaagccggccgccgccgcggtggccacgacgacggtggcgtcgCTGGCGCGGCTCCTGAGGCCCTGCGGCGCGgcgcagccgccgtcgccggagtaCATCCTCCGGGACGTGTCGCTGACGGCGCGGCCCGGGGAgatcctcgccgtcgtcggccccAGCGGCGCCGGCAAGTCCACCCTGCTCGACATCCTCGCCGCGCGGACGGCGCCGACGCACGGGAGGCTGCTCCTCAACGCGGCGCCGCTCCGACCGTCCTCGTTCCGGCGGCTGTCCGCCCACGTGCCGCAGATGGACGTCGCGCTGCCGTTGCTCACCGTCGCAGAGACGTTCGCCTTCGCGGCGTCGCTGCTgtacccggcggcggcggaggcgtcggccgcggtcgccgccctcctcgcggACCTCCGGCTGGGCCACGCGGCGCACACCCGCGTCTCCGCCACGCGGCtgtccggcggcgagcggcgtcgCGTGTCCATCGGGCTCGCCCTCCTCCGGGACCCCGgggtcctcctcctcgacgagcCCACCTCCGGCCTCGACTCCTCCTCCGcgcacgtcgtcgtcggctgCCTGCGCGCCGTCGCGGCCGCGCGCGGCACGACGGTGGTGCTCTCCATCCACCAGCCCAGCTcgcgcctcctctccgccgtggactccctcctcctcctctcccgtggCGCCGTCGTGCACCACGGCTCCGTCGACTCCCTCGACGCCGCGCTCCTCTCCCACGGCCTCGCCGTGCCGGCGCAGCTCAACCCGCTGGAGTTTGCCCTCGAGGTACTCGACCAGATGCCCCACccgtccgcctcctcccctgAGCCCAAGACGacggaggagctcgccgccgtgaCGTCCtccaagtcgtcgtcgtcgtcaacctcgcCGTGCTCGAGGATACACGAGGTGGTGGTCCTGTACAAGCGGGCATGGAAGGTGGTGTACCGAAGCAAGCAACTGCTGCTGACCAACTTCCTGGagtcggtggtggtggggacGCTGCTGGGGAGCATCTACATcaacgccggcgacggcgagggcggcgcgcaCAAGCGGCTGGGGCTGTTCGCCTTCACGCTGACGTTCCTCCTGACGTCCACGACGGAGACGCTGCCGACGTTCGTGTCGGAGCGGCCGATCGTGCTGGCGGAGACGGCGTCGGGGCTGTACAGGCTGTCgtcgcacgcggcggcggcgacgctggtgTTCCTCCCGTACCTCCTGGCGGTGGCGCTCCTCTACTCCGCCTGCGTCTACTTCCTCGTCGGCCTctgcgcgtcggcggcggcgttcgcggCGTTCGTGATGGTGGTGTGGGCGGTGGTGCTGACGGCGAACTCCTTCGTGCTGTTCGTGAGCTCGTTCGCGCCGGACTACATCGCCGGGATGTCGCTGGTGTCGGTGTCCCTCGCcggcttcttcctcttctccggcTACTTCCTGTCCAGGGGGAGCATGCCGCCGTACTGGGTGTTCATGCACTACGTCTCCCCGTACAAGTACGCCCTCGACGCCCTCCTCGCCAACGAGTACACCTGCGCCGCCACCCGCTGCTTCGGCGTcgccggccccgccgccggcgactgcTCCGAGACCGGCGCCGACGTGCTGGCGGAGAAGGGGCTCACGGCCAAGGAGCGGTGGACCGGGGTGCAGGTGCTCTtcggcttcttcctcctctacaGAGTTCTCTACTGGGTGGTGctcagccgccgagccgccagGGCCAAGAGGTGA